Proteins encoded together in one Dermacentor variabilis isolate Ectoservices chromosome 2, ASM5094787v1, whole genome shotgun sequence window:
- the LOC142570677 gene encoding iris-like, which produces MRRRSSCCARRKPSSPRSRRLSMWSTSSSSCTPVTSSESLSDDAPEAQETTEHAEPRSEIEKFLRAPFNIEPEMAGPMLQFPLDLYLRMRQEGGNVLLSPWYLACMLVMMYHGSGGDTRRQIARVLHTDDDGEIVSRFDCHASRLFCRDYGKARHTHSGLSVTSYAGLYHDSRVNVSQEFKAPLSSLDMHVHIQDFAESPEQSRLALDGFLRALTGFCFNRDVFAGDSVDLDTFVVLASVFCFGSRWFAAGGATCSTGVFSPQKDSRRKGCCERVQTLSMTGSFQYAQFAESEGGAFEGIVLDLPYQDPRRSLAMFIPAQTSSLAELEKRLTAAMILTCLARLGRRGLVEVTMPRMKVKCLTDLKHYLPSLGVVDAFDDSADFVNMARIVGLRVSAAKHLAVFRAGQKGPKTAEAQAIAKETTHALSGTDVFKITVDRPFLFLVLARDPDTVLMLGSFTHVI; this is translated from the exons ATGCGTCGGCGTTCGAGCTGCTGCGCCCGACGCAAGCCGTCCTCGCCCCGATCGAGGCGGCTGAGCATGTGGAGCACGAGCTCCTCGTCGTGCACCCCCGTGACCAGCTCGGAAAGCCTGTCGGACGACGCGCCCGAGGCACAAGAGACCACGGAGCACGCGGAGCCACGCAGCGAAATCGAGAA GTTCTTGCGTGCCCCTTTCAACATCGAGCCCGAGATGGCTGGGCCGATGCTGCAGTTCCCTCTGGACCTGTATCTGCGCATGCGTCAGGAAGGGGGCAACGTGCTGCTGTCACCCTGGTACCTGGCCTGCATGCTGGTCATGATGTACCACGGCTCGGGTGGAGACACACGACGCCAGATAGCGCGCGTGCTCCACACggacgacgacggcgagatcgTGTCGCGCTTCGACTGCCACGCCAGCCGCCTGTTCTGCCGGGACTACGGCAAAGCCCGACACACACACTCAG GGCTCAGTGTGACCTCGTACGCCGGCCTGTACCACGACTCGCGCGTCAACGTGTCCCAAGAGTTCAAGGCACCGCTATCGAGCCTGGACATGCACGTGCACATCCAGGACTTCGCCGAGAGCCCCGAGCAGAGCCGGCTGGCGCTGGACGGCTTCCTGCGGGCGCTGACGGGCTTCTGCTTCAACCGGGACGTCTTCGCCGGCGACAGCGTCGACCTGGACACGTTCGTGGTGCTGGCCAGCGTGTTCTGCTTCGGCTCACGCTGGTTCGCCGCGGGCGGCGCGACCTGCTCGACGGGTGTGTTCAGCCCCCAGAAGGACAGCCGGCGGAAGGGCTGCTGCGAGCGCGTGCAGACGCTGTCCATGACGGGCAGCTTCCAGTACGCCCAGTTCGCCGAGAGCGAGGGCGGCGCCTTCGAGGGAATCGTGCTGGACCTGCCGTACCAGGATCCGCGGCGGTCGCTCGCCATGTTTATCCCGGCGCAGACGTCCAGCCTCGCGGAGCTCGAGAAGCGGCTCACGGCCGCCATGATCCTCACCTGCTTGGCGCGCCTCGGTCGGCGGGGTCTGGTCGAGGTCACCATGCCCAGGATGAAGGTCAAGTGCCTCACCGACCTGAAGCACTACCTGCCCTCGCTGGGAGTGGTGGACGCGTTCGACGACTCCGCCGACTTCGTCAACATGGCGCGCATTGTGGGCCTCCGGGTGTCAGCGGCCAAGCACCTCGCCGTGTTCCGCGCAGGGCAAAAAGGTCCGAAGACGGCCGAGGCGCAAGCCATCGCCAAGGAGACCACTCACGCCTTGAGCGGCACCGACGTCTTCAAGATCACGGTCGATCGACCGTTCTTGTTTCTGGTGCTCGCACGCGACCCGGACACCGTGCTCATGCTCGGTTCTTTTACGCACGTTATCTAG